From a single Candidatus Sulfotelmatobacter sp. genomic region:
- a CDS encoding alpha/beta hydrolase — protein MNQSTEKENKMKPMQTKPSIVFCHGLWADGSCFSKLIGPLQTEDYECIAAQYGLNSTAEDVALTKATIGRVSNPVILVGHSYGGTVITGAGTDDRVVGLVYICALAPDADESSQTQQSKFPTTDVFSQIDVVDGRIWLRREGTKFFCGDLSEQEQQLVWATQGVPTPDLFDAKAGGTAWKSKPSWYIVGKKDHTVNPDLERFFAKRMGATVYELDSSHVPMLSQPQRVLDVIRTAAKAVQEATAAA, from the coding sequence TTGAATCAAAGCACTGAAAAGGAGAACAAAATGAAACCTATGCAAACCAAACCCAGCATCGTATTTTGCCACGGGCTCTGGGCTGACGGCTCGTGCTTCAGCAAGTTAATCGGTCCCCTGCAGACTGAAGACTATGAGTGCATCGCGGCGCAATACGGCCTCAACTCAACGGCCGAGGACGTTGCCTTAACGAAAGCAACAATCGGGCGGGTCAGCAACCCGGTCATTCTTGTCGGCCACTCCTACGGCGGAACTGTCATCACCGGCGCTGGAACGGACGATCGCGTTGTCGGTCTGGTTTACATCTGCGCGCTTGCTCCGGACGCGGACGAGAGTTCGCAGACGCAGCAGTCTAAATTCCCGACGACTGACGTTTTCTCTCAGATAGATGTCGTGGATGGTCGTATCTGGCTGCGTCGGGAGGGCACAAAGTTTTTCTGCGGAGACCTTTCGGAGCAGGAGCAGCAGCTCGTTTGGGCGACACAAGGTGTTCCGACACCCGACCTGTTTGACGCGAAGGCGGGAGGAACTGCCTGGAAGTCAAAGCCCAGCTGGTACATCGTCGGTAAGAAAGACCACACGGTTAATCCCGATCTGGAGCGCTTTTTCGCCAAGCGCATGGGCGCCACCGTGTACGAGCTCGACAGCAGCCATGTGCCGATGCTCTCCCAACCGCAACGCGTCCTCGACGTAATCCGTACCGCAGCAAAAGCCGTTCAAGAAGCTACGGCGGCGGCCTAA
- a CDS encoding nucleotidyltransferase domain-containing protein, giving the protein MRNNIRNMRNSSVLTALFPQVRQGVLAATLTQPEKWWYLSELADRLGTTPSSLQRELSSLVASGILAHRREGTRTYFKAETSSPVFRELQQLFEKTAGLVPIVRQILEPFGDTIQSAFVYGSVARNREHATSDVDLMVIGKAGLADLSPALRKAEQRLGREVNATVYSSEEFREKVKSRDHFLTAILRGRKQFVRGGQSDLDEIVGR; this is encoded by the coding sequence ATGCGTAATAATATACGCAATATGCGTAACTCGTCCGTACTGACGGCTTTGTTCCCACAGGTGCGACAAGGTGTGCTCGCGGCCACGCTTACGCAGCCAGAGAAGTGGTGGTATTTGTCGGAACTCGCCGATCGCCTCGGGACCACCCCATCCAGCCTTCAGCGCGAGCTGTCGTCGCTCGTGGCGAGCGGAATATTGGCGCACCGCCGTGAGGGAACCCGAACCTACTTCAAAGCGGAAACTAGTTCGCCTGTATTCCGGGAACTGCAGCAACTTTTCGAGAAGACTGCAGGATTGGTTCCAATTGTGCGGCAGATTCTTGAGCCGTTCGGCGATACGATCCAATCTGCCTTTGTCTACGGTTCGGTGGCGCGAAACCGTGAACATGCAACGAGTGACGTGGATTTGATGGTTATAGGCAAAGCGGGTCTCGCAGACCTGTCCCCAGCACTGCGCAAGGCGGAACAGCGCCTTGGGAGGGAAGTGAACGCCACGGTATATTCTTCCGAAGAGTTTCGGGAGAAAGTAAAATCACGCGATCATTTCCTTACTGCGATCCTGCGGGGTAGGAAGCAGTTTGTGAGAGGAGGTCAGAGTGACTTGGACGAAATTGTTGGCAGATAA
- a CDS encoding enoyl-CoA hydratase/isomerase family protein, with protein MAKSNTTPIRVIEETPGYWRAVFDYPPFNVVDGDVFRALQFLLVRMETSETLRVVVFESALPDFYLSHFDLTGNLGNVMTGIGPSGLPILMDTFVRLTKVPVVSLAKIRGCVRGVSSEFVLACDMRFASRENLKLGHPELGVGLHPGGGGTERLPHLVGRGRALEIVLGANDFDGEIAERYGYVNRSLPDAELDGFVDGLARRIGSFDRPALAAAKRLVNEVSLPSFDRLLAAFTSFGTALGWPAAQRRVGAVLERGLQSDAEFEKDWPEMLGTLGAPKH; from the coding sequence ATGGCCAAGTCCAATACGACGCCGATACGCGTGATCGAGGAAACGCCCGGCTATTGGAGAGCGGTGTTCGATTATCCGCCCTTCAATGTCGTCGATGGGGATGTCTTCCGGGCACTCCAGTTCCTTCTTGTCCGAATGGAGACGAGCGAGACGCTGCGGGTGGTTGTATTCGAGAGCGCGCTTCCCGACTTTTATCTGTCGCATTTCGATCTGACCGGCAACCTTGGCAATGTCATGACGGGGATCGGGCCCTCCGGCTTGCCTATCTTGATGGACACGTTCGTACGCCTCACGAAAGTGCCGGTCGTCAGTCTCGCCAAGATCAGGGGTTGCGTGCGTGGCGTCAGCAGCGAGTTCGTTCTTGCATGCGATATGCGCTTCGCCTCGCGCGAGAACCTGAAACTCGGCCACCCCGAACTCGGAGTCGGGCTGCATCCTGGTGGCGGCGGAACAGAACGCCTTCCCCATCTGGTGGGACGTGGGCGGGCGCTTGAAATCGTCCTGGGTGCCAACGACTTTGACGGCGAGATAGCGGAACGATATGGCTATGTGAACCGATCATTGCCGGACGCCGAGCTGGACGGCTTCGTCGATGGCCTTGCGCGCCGGATCGGCTCCTTCGATCGGCCCGCTCTCGCAGCGGCAAAACGTCTCGTCAATGAGGTCTCCTTGCCGTCGTTCGATCGACTCCTGGCCGCCTTCACATCATTTGGGACAGCACTCGGCTGGCCCGCGGCCCAGAGGCGTGTAGGAGCCGTGTTGGAGCGCGGACTGCAAAGCGACGCCGAATTCGAGAAGGATTGGCCTGAGATGCTTGGTACTCTCGGCGCGCCGAAACATTGA
- a CDS encoding metallophosphoesterase — protein sequence MPDTWFTADFHFGHRNIIRYCNRPFANVAEMDEAIIERLNASVKASDVLYFLGDFCIGSKSLVLEHRRKIRCKKIFAVPGNHDKEARKLSEDFSWLNNLAEISIHGQPIVLCHYAMRVWNGSHHGSWHLYGHSHGRLPESPTSLSLDVGVDTHDFRPWHYDEISSLLTGKAKARSVPGG from the coding sequence ATGCCGGACACATGGTTCACAGCAGATTTTCATTTTGGACACCGCAACATCATCCGTTACTGCAATCGTCCGTTCGCAAACGTCGCGGAGATGGACGAGGCAATCATTGAGCGATTGAATGCATCGGTAAAGGCGAGCGACGTTCTCTATTTCCTCGGAGATTTCTGCATTGGAAGCAAGTCACTCGTTCTGGAGCACCGGAGGAAGATTCGCTGCAAGAAGATTTTTGCGGTGCCCGGCAATCACGACAAAGAAGCTCGCAAGTTGAGCGAGGATTTTTCTTGGCTCAACAACCTCGCAGAAATCTCCATACATGGCCAACCCATCGTGCTCTGCCACTATGCCATGCGCGTATGGAACGGTTCCCATCACGGCTCTTGGCATCTTTATGGACACTCCCATGGGCGATTGCCAGAATCGCCCACTTCGCTGTCACTGGATGTCGGCGTCGACACACATGACTTCCGACCATGGCACTATGACGAAATTAGTTCATTGCTGACAGGGAAAGCAAAGGCACGAAGCGTACCCGGTGGCTAG
- a CDS encoding MBL fold metallo-hydrolase gives MTNRLRWEVFVSVQIPVVTDNLAPRTTEMKWSPISSTLISGERDAVLVDTAITVDQNQKLVDWIVASGKNLTAIYATHGHGDHFFGVHTIQKAFAGARFVARKEVIDVMRKQASAAVVESYWQPRFPGQLDSTLVIADELKGGVLELEGEQLVSVSLGHTDTDSTTCLHVPSIGLAVCGDALYNDVHLHLGESDAEGRKEWIAALDTIESLRPVAAIAGHKRPDAPDTPNNIEATRKYIRDFDNIASHTKTALELYDEMLTIYPERVNPAVLWLSAKASKPGT, from the coding sequence ATGACGAATCGACTGCGGTGGGAAGTTTTTGTCAGTGTCCAAATTCCGGTAGTCACGGATAACCTTGCGCCCAGGACGACGGAGATGAAGTGGTCGCCTATCTCTTCAACGCTCATTTCCGGCGAGCGCGATGCAGTTCTGGTGGACACGGCAATCACGGTCGATCAAAACCAGAAACTTGTCGATTGGATCGTGGCCAGCGGCAAGAATTTGACGGCAATCTACGCAACCCACGGCCACGGCGATCACTTCTTTGGAGTACACACAATTCAGAAAGCATTTGCAGGGGCTAGGTTCGTCGCGAGGAAAGAAGTCATTGATGTCATGCGAAAGCAGGCATCGGCTGCGGTAGTTGAATCATATTGGCAACCGCGGTTTCCGGGGCAACTAGATTCAACCCTTGTGATCGCAGACGAACTCAAGGGCGGGGTTCTCGAACTGGAAGGAGAACAGCTTGTCAGTGTCTCTCTCGGGCATACCGATACCGACAGCACGACATGCCTTCACGTCCCTTCGATTGGGCTGGCCGTTTGCGGCGATGCGCTCTACAACGATGTCCATCTCCACTTGGGCGAATCGGACGCCGAAGGCCGTAAAGAGTGGATCGCAGCCCTCGATACGATTGAGTCACTCAGGCCGGTAGCCGCCATAGCGGGACACAAGAGGCCGGACGCGCCTGATACGCCAAACAACATCGAAGCGACGCGAAAATACATTCGCGATTTCGACAACATTGCTTCCCACACCAAGACCGCGCTCGAACTCTACGATGAGATGCTTACGATTTATCCCGAACGTGTGAACCCGGCCGTCTTGTGGCTTTCGGCGAAGGCGTCAAAGCCGGGGACGTGA
- a CDS encoding alpha/beta hydrolase has product MRDFLKSILVVVSIVILLIAGSLMAQSAPVKNIVLVHGAFADGSSWSKVIPLLQAKGYHVTSVAIPLTSFADDVAATKRAIAAEDGPVILVGHSYGGVVITEAGNDTKVAGLVYVAAFAPDANQNITEISKPFPPPPGLTMVKPLNDGFILLTPEGIETAFAQDLTKDEKALVLAVQPQTAGAIFGAKPTAAAWHSKPTWYVVSSNDRMIAPEHEKSMAKQMNAATTVLPSSHVAMLSHPKEVAQVIEDATLGKK; this is encoded by the coding sequence ATGCGTGATTTTCTGAAAAGCATTCTCGTGGTCGTTTCAATCGTAATTCTATTGATCGCCGGATCTCTTATGGCACAAAGTGCGCCAGTAAAGAATATCGTCCTCGTCCATGGGGCCTTTGCTGACGGCTCCAGTTGGTCGAAGGTCATTCCCTTGCTTCAGGCGAAGGGCTATCACGTTACTTCGGTCGCGATCCCGCTTACTTCGTTCGCTGACGATGTCGCCGCAACGAAGCGTGCGATCGCCGCCGAAGATGGGCCAGTGATCCTGGTCGGCCATTCCTATGGTGGAGTCGTAATCACCGAGGCAGGAAACGACACTAAGGTAGCCGGCCTGGTATATGTCGCGGCGTTTGCCCCAGATGCAAATCAAAACATCACGGAGATCAGCAAGCCTTTCCCGCCACCTCCCGGTCTAACCATGGTCAAGCCGCTGAATGATGGTTTCATCCTGCTGACGCCAGAAGGTATTGAGACCGCATTCGCTCAGGACTTGACCAAGGACGAAAAGGCACTCGTTCTGGCGGTTCAGCCCCAGACCGCGGGCGCGATCTTCGGTGCGAAGCCCACAGCGGCTGCCTGGCATAGCAAGCCCACGTGGTACGTCGTTTCCAGCAACGATCGCATGATTGCGCCGGAGCACGAGAAGAGCATGGCGAAGCAGATGAACGCCGCGACTACGGTCCTGCCATCGAGCCATGTCGCTATGCTGTCTCATCCCAAAGAAGTCGCTCAGGTGATCGAAGACGCAACCCTCGGAAAGAAATAA
- a CDS encoding SAV_6107 family HEPN domain-containing protein: MTWTKLLADKDAQKHKTSKKELDNMRALIARDLADASLAGLSADRKFATAYNAALQAANMAIACAGYRIVSKVGHHRVSFESVKLVLGKPADKYADYFETCRRKRNTIDYTFSNVATETEAKELLAQAFQFCGEVEDWIAKNHPSLKK; the protein is encoded by the coding sequence GTGACTTGGACGAAATTGTTGGCAGATAAAGATGCCCAGAAACACAAAACATCCAAGAAGGAACTGGACAATATGCGCGCCCTGATCGCCCGGGACCTCGCAGACGCGAGCCTTGCCGGCCTTTCGGCAGACCGGAAGTTCGCAACTGCCTACAACGCTGCACTCCAAGCCGCAAACATGGCCATCGCGTGTGCAGGGTATCGTATCGTAAGCAAGGTCGGACATCACCGCGTATCGTTTGAAAGCGTAAAGCTTGTATTGGGTAAGCCTGCTGACAAGTACGCCGATTATTTTGAGACCTGTCGCCGGAAGAGAAATACCATCGACTACACCTTCTCCAACGTAGCGACTGAGACCGAAGCGAAGGAACTTCTTGCCCAGGCGTTCCAGTTTTGTGGCGAGGTAGAAGATTGGATTGCGAAAAATCACCCTTCGCTTAAGAAGTAG
- a CDS encoding alpha-2-macroglobulin family protein, giving the protein MPVLNESGSVVSGILYVELLDPKDAVVASSRTVNSELFQPGRNLINRNLPRPAVPTVSENDPVLWYRVRYRLQVNSKQVANGIVALGTISPEMFELRIAHADKAVPGQAYRVRVHAANPVTRKPVSGVEVRGKLDFDSADKSAAIAHSTNSSGDAVLLFRIPGSVTDGGSVNVEARKRDQTRKEDFDFDLDPRARIIINTDKLLYQPGQSLHARALVLSVDKHAIANEDAEFKLVDPDSNTVFSTTAKTNEFGIANIDWDLPDSTELGPYGLQVSLSNSDRYGSAQEMTNVRVSRYDLPNFTVAAKPDRSYYLPGQSASIEVSAKYLFGKDLTRGPVKLVREEQGHWDSTQHKWVVDEADHQSGELDHFGRATFTLDFAKLHEELAEETYRRFKDLNYAAYVTDPSTGKTEQRRFQVRLSHQQIHVYVSGMNVSGDRAAFYLSTYYPDGTPAECHVNVSEDRNRYSNYREERSSGIRDFLRTVKTNRYGVAKVSDLQLLTGGDDNSNQNTGYQLVFDVRDNSGHTVSYDEVFWSDSDRLIQVTTDKSLYQANDQMVVSVRASSTLSGHVIVDLSRDGAVLWSGRIGLHNHRGFTVVPYQPEFKGELILAAYSLETDSEERYEIPSGARAVLFPSPSTLTVKVKTDRTTYKPGEDVSAALNVSLPSGATSASALGVVVVDKAVEERIRTDQEFGEGHYGFWDWSWWYPPESVGGITFKDLDGLDLSKPLPDDMDLVAEMLLQGRGYYWVGLPEIEGYKYGYETRSLFSEKMRSELEPVRKVLLDEDVIGWKFATNTDELASVLRKGGLDPGSIVDPWGTPYRYNFGIDYRNRTLNVVSAGPDKQSGTADDIDVLTVSWPYFQPFGKIIDRVVKETYASSGAYIRDRDALSAAVLSRGLDLKTLRDPWGNPYQFTFQVSGSIYQIIVRSSGHNIPRDLYEPFAIWTSAIDYFEQARAKVDSGLYGLSRSSGSFPQDDETFDKAMMDSGVNFRQLVDPWGHPYYVKYSVESEYGDATRITYQADARIQTGTPVTRKLAWIRIMSPGPDGKANTLDDFPVASFSRDIAEQSGKDLIPQSVTSEPLSGNTGAMNGVVTDATGAVIGGATVVATLRQTGQKFSATTGADGAYVIRNIPPGTYDMSISAPGFRATQIRTVPVHSTSMTAVNVMLNVGSVSETVEVSAAVANVETTSASVAVSKSAEGTKVQVHEETFTPRLRDYFPETLFWSPSVITDASGHAKLKFKLADNITTWKMTVLASTKTGEIGVADSEIQAFQPFFLEHDPPKVLTIGDVIDLPVVVRNYLPQAQQLSVELKPASWFSLEQPGKQEISVDAGESRTATFPFRAIATVKAGKQQVYAANRTTGDAIEKSVTVHPNGLEQSSTVASILRGDSTLSLNIAPDVIPGSVRSRLKIYPNLLAQVTESIEAGLERPYGCGEQTLSSTYPSVMLLKYYKASGRTNAPLQAKASRYVSLGYHRLLNYREADGGFSYWGHGSPDAALTAYAVRFLSDVSEFTDVDREIIHRAEKWLIGQQAKDGHWQPRYGYDDSGLTAYIAVTVAQSEKRAQEPLKKSLYESVSRALAYLSDPHRDLSEPYALAEFAIATYQFGDKQQSSAAVAKLVKLAAPEHGGMYWALAHNTPFYGWGHAGRVESTAMTVLSLATIDPTPDNRRLVDAGTLWLLQQKDRYGVWYSGQATVDVLSALLKGIDTSALRNPDARLAAAVNGKAVSLTGAWSPTSDAPAIIDISEMIQPGDNTIVVQNGSTLSSASVQVVADYYVPWAGTAVTEATRPGDSDALRLAVRFDKTEAHAGEEVRCSIDAERIGSRGWGMMIAEIGLPPGADVDRRVLDDVVNNSGWTVSHYDVLPDRLVLYLWPNAGGTKLTFAFRPRYGLKARTAPSILYDYYNPEALVALPPADFNVKPSPQSEPGKTVAAE; this is encoded by the coding sequence GTGCCCGTTTTGAACGAGTCTGGATCGGTCGTCTCAGGGATTCTCTACGTTGAGCTGCTTGATCCTAAAGACGCAGTCGTCGCATCATCCCGCACCGTTAATAGCGAGCTGTTCCAACCCGGCCGCAACTTAATTAACCGGAATCTGCCGCGACCGGCTGTCCCGACGGTCTCTGAGAACGACCCGGTGCTCTGGTACCGAGTGCGGTACCGTCTCCAAGTGAACAGCAAGCAGGTCGCTAACGGAATCGTTGCCCTCGGGACTATTTCCCCCGAGATGTTCGAACTCCGTATCGCGCACGCCGACAAAGCCGTACCTGGCCAGGCATATCGCGTCCGGGTTCACGCAGCCAATCCCGTTACGCGGAAGCCGGTGAGCGGAGTGGAGGTTCGAGGCAAACTGGACTTCGACTCGGCTGACAAATCTGCGGCAATCGCGCACTCTACGAACTCATCTGGCGATGCGGTTCTTCTGTTCCGAATCCCAGGAAGTGTGACTGACGGGGGCTCAGTCAACGTTGAGGCTCGGAAACGCGACCAAACGCGGAAAGAGGATTTCGACTTCGATCTCGACCCGCGCGCCCGAATCATTATCAATACCGACAAGCTTCTCTATCAGCCAGGGCAGTCGCTGCACGCTCGTGCCCTCGTACTTAGTGTCGATAAGCACGCCATCGCAAACGAGGACGCCGAGTTCAAGCTGGTTGACCCCGACTCAAACACTGTATTCAGCACCACCGCTAAAACTAACGAATTCGGCATCGCCAACATCGACTGGGATCTGCCCGACTCCACCGAACTCGGTCCATATGGGCTCCAGGTTTCACTCTCAAACAGCGATCGTTACGGCAGCGCTCAAGAGATGACGAACGTTCGCGTCAGCCGGTACGATCTCCCTAACTTTACCGTTGCTGCCAAGCCGGACCGCTCCTACTATTTGCCGGGTCAAAGCGCATCAATTGAGGTATCTGCTAAGTACCTGTTCGGCAAGGACCTGACCCGCGGTCCAGTGAAGCTGGTCCGCGAAGAGCAGGGTCATTGGGATTCGACCCAGCACAAGTGGGTAGTTGATGAGGCCGATCATCAGTCAGGCGAACTCGACCATTTCGGGAGGGCGACATTCACACTTGACTTTGCGAAGCTACACGAGGAACTCGCGGAGGAGACGTACAGACGCTTCAAAGACCTCAACTACGCGGCGTATGTCACAGATCCCAGCACTGGCAAGACCGAGCAGCGTCGCTTTCAGGTCCGCCTCAGTCATCAACAGATCCACGTCTATGTTTCGGGCATGAACGTCAGCGGAGATCGGGCCGCCTTTTACCTCTCCACTTACTATCCGGACGGCACGCCCGCGGAGTGTCATGTCAACGTCAGCGAGGACCGAAACCGCTACAGCAACTATCGCGAGGAACGTTCATCCGGCATCCGGGATTTCCTTCGTACCGTGAAAACTAACCGATACGGCGTCGCCAAGGTTTCCGATCTACAGCTCCTGACTGGAGGTGACGACAACTCTAACCAGAACACCGGCTATCAGTTGGTTTTCGACGTGCGCGACAACAGCGGACACACCGTTTCGTATGACGAAGTGTTCTGGAGTGACTCCGACCGGTTGATCCAGGTCACAACCGACAAGTCTCTGTATCAGGCCAATGATCAAATGGTCGTCTCTGTTCGCGCCTCCAGCACTCTCTCGGGGCACGTCATCGTCGACCTCTCCCGCGATGGAGCTGTCCTCTGGTCTGGTCGGATAGGTCTGCATAATCATCGAGGGTTCACGGTTGTCCCGTACCAGCCCGAGTTCAAGGGAGAGTTGATCCTCGCAGCGTATTCGCTGGAAACGGACAGTGAGGAGCGCTACGAGATCCCCTCCGGCGCGAGGGCCGTTCTGTTTCCCAGTCCGTCAACCCTGACCGTAAAAGTCAAAACGGACCGCACAACGTACAAGCCAGGAGAGGACGTAAGTGCCGCGCTCAATGTTAGCCTTCCCTCTGGGGCGACTTCCGCCAGCGCCTTGGGAGTTGTGGTAGTGGACAAAGCGGTAGAAGAACGAATTCGTACGGACCAGGAATTCGGGGAGGGGCACTACGGTTTCTGGGACTGGAGTTGGTGGTATCCACCCGAGTCCGTTGGAGGAATCACATTTAAGGACCTTGACGGGCTTGACCTCTCAAAGCCACTGCCTGACGATATGGACCTTGTCGCCGAGATGCTCTTGCAGGGCCGCGGCTACTACTGGGTCGGCTTACCAGAAATCGAAGGTTACAAATACGGATACGAAACCCGCTCACTCTTCTCTGAGAAGATGCGGAGTGAACTTGAACCAGTCCGCAAAGTTCTTCTCGACGAAGATGTGATCGGATGGAAGTTTGCCACGAACACCGATGAACTGGCGTCCGTTCTTCGAAAAGGGGGCCTCGACCCTGGAAGCATCGTCGATCCTTGGGGTACTCCGTATCGCTACAATTTCGGCATCGACTACCGTAATCGCACGCTCAATGTCGTGTCCGCCGGTCCTGACAAGCAGTCGGGTACGGCAGATGACATTGATGTCCTTACCGTGAGCTGGCCATACTTCCAGCCTTTCGGAAAGATCATTGACCGCGTTGTAAAAGAGACGTACGCATCCTCGGGCGCATACATCCGCGATCGTGATGCTCTCAGCGCCGCTGTACTCTCGCGTGGACTCGACCTCAAAACACTTCGCGACCCCTGGGGCAACCCTTACCAGTTCACATTCCAAGTCAGCGGCTCGATCTATCAAATTATTGTCCGCAGCTCTGGACACAACATTCCGCGAGATCTCTACGAACCGTTTGCTATCTGGACCAGCGCCATCGACTATTTTGAGCAGGCGCGTGCGAAGGTCGATTCGGGGCTTTACGGTCTCTCTCGTTCGAGTGGATCGTTCCCTCAAGACGACGAGACGTTCGACAAAGCGATGATGGACAGTGGCGTCAACTTCCGCCAACTGGTGGACCCCTGGGGACATCCTTATTACGTCAAGTACAGCGTCGAGTCGGAATACGGCGACGCGACCCGGATTACCTATCAGGCTGACGCAAGAATCCAAACGGGCACTCCCGTGACGCGAAAGCTCGCTTGGATTCGCATCATGAGTCCTGGTCCAGACGGCAAGGCGAACACTCTAGACGACTTTCCCGTTGCCAGCTTCTCCCGTGACATTGCCGAGCAGAGCGGCAAGGACCTGATCCCTCAATCCGTTACTTCTGAGCCGTTGAGCGGAAACACCGGTGCCATGAACGGGGTTGTGACAGACGCGACTGGTGCCGTCATTGGCGGCGCTACCGTAGTCGCGACGCTGCGGCAGACCGGCCAGAAGTTCTCTGCGACCACTGGTGCGGACGGTGCGTACGTCATTCGCAACATTCCGCCTGGCACTTATGACATGAGTATTTCCGCTCCTGGATTTCGAGCGACCCAGATACGCACCGTGCCAGTTCATTCAACGAGCATGACGGCTGTAAATGTCATGCTCAACGTTGGCTCGGTGTCTGAGACAGTAGAGGTTTCAGCGGCGGTCGCCAACGTTGAGACAACGAGCGCATCCGTGGCGGTAAGCAAGTCTGCCGAAGGAACCAAGGTTCAGGTTCACGAAGAGACATTTACGCCGAGGCTGCGTGACTACTTTCCCGAGACCCTGTTCTGGTCGCCTTCCGTAATTACCGATGCCAGCGGCCATGCCAAGTTGAAGTTCAAGCTCGCCGACAACATCACCACATGGAAGATGACCGTGCTGGCTTCGACAAAGACGGGCGAGATCGGGGTAGCCGACAGCGAAATCCAAGCCTTCCAACCGTTCTTTCTTGAGCATGATCCGCCTAAGGTCCTCACCATCGGTGATGTCATCGACCTTCCGGTCGTAGTGCGAAATTACCTTCCGCAGGCACAGCAACTCAGCGTCGAACTGAAGCCGGCCAGTTGGTTCTCTTTGGAACAGCCTGGCAAACAAGAGATTTCAGTGGATGCTGGCGAATCCAGGACTGCCACATTCCCATTCCGTGCGATCGCCACAGTGAAGGCCGGCAAACAGCAGGTCTACGCTGCGAATCGCACTACCGGCGACGCTATCGAGAAGTCAGTTACCGTTCATCCCAATGGTTTGGAGCAAAGCTCAACTGTGGCCAGCATTCTCCGCGGTGACTCCACACTCTCGCTGAACATCGCGCCCGATGTTATTCCCGGAAGTGTGCGCTCCAGATTGAAAATCTATCCCAACCTGCTGGCTCAGGTCACGGAGAGCATCGAAGCCGGATTGGAGCGTCCCTACGGTTGCGGTGAGCAGACGTTGTCTTCGACATATCCGAGTGTGATGTTGTTGAAGTACTACAAGGCCTCCGGTAGGACGAATGCTCCATTGCAGGCGAAGGCCAGCCGCTATGTGAGCCTCGGTTACCACCGTTTGCTCAACTATCGCGAGGCCGACGGCGGGTTCAGTTATTGGGGTCACGGCTCGCCGGATGCGGCACTCACTGCCTATGCCGTGCGGTTTCTATCGGATGTCTCAGAGTTCACCGATGTTGATCGCGAGATCATCCACCGTGCTGAGAAATGGCTCATTGGGCAGCAGGCGAAAGATGGCCACTGGCAACCACGGTACGGATACGATGACAGCGGGCTCACCGCGTACATTGCCGTTACAGTGGCGCAATCGGAAAAGCGTGCCCAGGAACCACTGAAGAAGTCTCTCTACGAATCGGTTTCACGTGCACTCGCCTATTTGTCCGATCCTCATCGTGATCTCAGTGAACCGTATGCCCTTGCAGAGTTCGCCATCGCGACTTATCAGTTCGGCGATAAACAACAATCGTCCGCCGCGGTTGCGAAACTCGTCAAACTAGCTGCCCCAGAACACGGTGGGATGTACTGGGCTCTCGCGCACAACACTCCGTTTTACGGCTGGGGACATGCGGGCCGCGTCGAGAGTACCGCGATGACCGTCTTATCGCTCGCGACCATCGATCCAACTCCTGACAACCGCAGGTTGGTTGACGCGGGCACGCTGTGGCTACTGCAACAGAAGGATCGTTACGGGGTCTGGTACTCGGGTCAGGCGACTGTCGATGTTCTATCTGCACTACTTAAAGGAATCGATACGAGCGCTCTTAGAAACCCCGACGCTAGACTCGCGGCTGCAGTCAATGGCAAGGCTGTGTCGCTCACTGGAGCGTGGTCTCCGACCTCAGACGCCCCAGCAATTATTGATATTTCGGAGATGATTCAGCCGGGCGATAACACGATAGTCGTCCAGAACGGAAGTACGCTTTCTTCCGCCAGTGTTCAGGTTGTCGCCGATTACTATGTCCCGTGGGCCGGAACCGCTGTCACCGAGGCTACTCGTCCCGGCGATTCTGATGCCCTCCGTCTCGCGGTCAGATTCGATAAGACGGAAGCTCACGCTGGAGAGGAGGTTCGTTGTTCTATCGACGCCGAGCGAATCGGAAGCCGTGGATGGGGCATGATGATTGCTGAAATTGGCCTACCACCTGGTGCCGACGTTGATCGCCGGGTGTTGGACGATGTAGTCAACAACTCGGGATGGACTGTGTCGCATTATGATGTTCTGCCCGACCGTCTCGTACTTTATCTTTGGCCAAACGCCGGAGGCACCAAGCTCACCTTCGCGTTCCGTCCTCGATACGGGCTAAAAGCCCGAACTGCTCCCTCGATTCTGTATGACTACTACAACCCCGAGGCGCTGGTCGCCCTGCCACCAGCTGATTTCAACGTTAAGCCGAGTCCACAGTCAGAACCGGGGAAGACCGTAGCAGCAGAATAG